From a region of the Solanum stenotomum isolate F172 chromosome 2, ASM1918654v1, whole genome shotgun sequence genome:
- the LOC125855575 gene encoding uncharacterized protein LOC125855575, with product MESSRISLRPFRLTDVDDILLWAGDKRVTSTIRWDTLTTKEEVLSFIKDVCIPQPWHVSICIDDRSIGFLWVIHPAMSDDIEAVEIGYAIAVEYWGQGIATKALKMAIPRIFNDFPQIVKIIACAISKNKASHRVLEKAGFHYERIVTLHGEFKKYGDKVDLVVYNFTII from the coding sequence ATGGAGTCGTCAAGAATTAGTTTGCGTCCATTTAGATTAACAGACGTTGATGATATATTGTTATGGGCAGGTGATAAACGTGTTACTAGTACCATCCGATGGGATACTTTGACCACAAAAGAAGAAGTCTTGAGTTTCATCAAGGATGTGTGTATACCTCAACCTTGGCATGTATCAATATGCATCGATGATCGATCCATTGGGTTCCTATGGGTAATTCATCCGGCCATGTCGGATGATATTGAAGCTGTAGAGATAGGTTATGCGATTGCAGTTGAGTATTGGGGGCAAGGAATTGCTACAAAGGCACTCAAAATGGCAATCCCTCGAATATTCAATGACTTCCCTCAAATAGTAAAGATTATCGCATGTGCTATTTCGAAGAACAAGGCTTCTCATAGGGTTTTGGAGAAGGCTGGGTTTCACTATGAACGTATAGTGACATTACATGGCGAGTTCAAGAAATATGGAGATAAGGTTGATTTAGTAGTTTACAACTTCACAATTATAtaa
- the LOC125855573 gene encoding uncharacterized protein LOC125855573 — MESSRISLRPFRLTDVDDILLWAGDERVTRTIRWDTLTTKEEALSFIKEVCIPQPWYLSICIDDRSIGFLWVIHPAMSDGLHEKVNEAVDIGYAIAVEYWGQGIATKALKMAIPQVFNDFPQIVKITVYAVLENKASHRVLEKAGFHYERSLTLYGDFKEYGNKVVLVVYNLLSTNI; from the coding sequence ATGGAGTCATCAAGAATTAGTTTGCGTCCATTTCGATTAACAGACGTTGATGATATATTGTTATGGGCAGGCGATGAACGCGTAACTCGTACCATCCGATGGGATACTTTGACCACAAAAGAAGAAGCCTTGAGTTTCATCAAGGAAGTGTGTATACCTCAACCTTGGTATTTATCAATATGTATCGACGATCGATCCATTGGATTCTTATGGGTAATCCATCCGGCCATGTCGGATGGTCTTCATGAGAAGGTAAATGAAGCTGTAGATATAGGTTACGCGATTGCAGTTGAGTATTGGGGGCAAGGAATTGCTACAAAGGCACTCAAAATGGCAATCCCTCAAGTGTTTAATGACTTCCCTCAAATAGTAAAGATTACAGTGTATGCTGTTTTGGAGAATAAGGCTTCTCATAGGGTTTTGGAGAAGGCTGGGTTTCACTACGAACGTTCACTAACGTTGTATGGCGACTTCAAGGAATATGGAAATAAGGTTGTTTTAGTAGTATACAACTTACTATCCACAAATATATAA